Proteins encoded together in one Coffea arabica cultivar ET-39 chromosome 2c, Coffea Arabica ET-39 HiFi, whole genome shotgun sequence window:
- the LOC113726202 gene encoding protein HIGH CHLOROPHYLL FLUORESCENCE PHENOTYPE 173, chloroplastic isoform X1 has translation MDCYCCYTQARPSSSTIPILNFQTLRWWLFQSHSDIMRDLTSSETPLFTVNRNFSVKNLHPRVLPSPGSCRQFGRLSDQFRPFIYQRNSELPSSRTYRGRISSEAGRQGWDFGRFLKTFYFFNGPPSPAKFFEFLIEKLSNPSPSKTENRMDPSGVILVAGATGGVGRRVFDILRSKGYTVKVLVRNEDKARRMLGPDVDMIVGDITKASTLVREYFKGVRKVINAVSVIVGPKEGDTPDRAKYSQGIKFFEPEIKGASPEMVEYIGMKNLINAVKESVGIHRGKLVFGFEENLTRELAWGALDDVVMGGVSESSFVIDPTGGEKGGPTGVFRGVVSTANNGGFTSIRTKNFPVPEDLSAYDGLELRLKGDGRRYKLIVRTSRDWDTVGYTLSFDTIEGQWQSIQLPFSSLRPVFRARTVSDAPPFDARQIASLQLMFSKFEYDGKLNPTFKEGPFQLPVSSIKTFMKEPVTPRFVHVSSAGVTRPERPGLDLSKQPPAVRLNKELGFILTFKLKGEDLIRESGIPHTIVRPCALTEEPAGADLIFDQGDNITGKISREEIARICIAALESPYACDKTFEVKSVIPFSEPYTVDPANPPPEKDYNQYFKSLKDGITGKESLEKSPAAV, from the exons ATGGACTGTTACTGCTGCTACACTCAAGCTAGGCCATCATCTTCCACAATACCAATTCTCAACTTCCAG ACTTTACGATGGTGGCTATTTCAATCTCATAGTGACATAATGCGTGATTTGACATCCTCTGAGACACCCTTATTTACTG TTAATAGAAACTTTTCTGTGAAAAATCTGCATCCAAGAGTGCTGCCGTCTCCTGGATCTTGTCGACAATTTGGTCGACTCAGTGACCAATTTCGGCCTTTCATTTACCAAAGAAACTCAGAATTACCCTCTTCAAGAACATACAGGGGTCGAATTTCCTCAGAAGCTGGAAGGCAAGGCTGGGACTTTGGCCGATTTCTAAAGACATTCTACTTCTTTAACGGGCCTCCTTCTCCTGCAAAG TTCTTTGAATTTCTGATTGAGAAACTGTCCAATCCGTCACCTAGCAAAACAGAAAACAGAATGGACCCTTCAGGTGTAATCCTTGTGGCTGGAGCAACAGGTGGTGTTGGGAGAAGAGTATTTGACATTTTGCGTAGTAAAGGATATACCGTTAAAGTGCTG GTCAGAAATGAAGATAAAGCAAGAAGAATGTTAGGTCCAGATGTTGACATG ATAGTTGGAGATATCACGAAGGCCAGCACTTTGGTTCGTGAATATTTTAAAGGAgttagaaaggttataaatGCTGTTTCAGTTATTGTGGGCCCAAAGGAAGGGGATACTCCTGACAGGGCCAAGTACAGTCAG GGAATCAAGTTTTTTGAACCAGAG ATTAAAGGTGCATCACCTGAAATGGTGGAGTATATTGGGATGAAGAATTTGATCAATGCTGTAAAAGAAAGTGTAGGAATTCATCGTGGAAAGCTAGTTTTTGGGTTTGAAG AAAATTTAACTAGAGAACTCGCTTGGGGCGCTTTGGATGATGTTGTGATGGGAGGAGTGAGTGAAAGCTCATTTGTAATAGATCCAACTGGTGGTGAAAAAGGTGGACCAACTGGAGTTTTCAGAG GAGTTGTTTCCACTGCAAACAATGGAGGTTTTACAAGTATCAGGACAAAG AACTTTCCAGTTCCAGAAGATCTTTCTGCATATGATGGTCTAGAGCTACGACTAAAAGGTGATGGACGCCGTTATAAATTAATTGTTCGCACTAGCCGTGATTGGGACACTGTGGGTTACACATTGAGCTTTGATACAATAGAGGGGCAATGGCAATCG ATTCAATTACCTTTCTCTTCTCTGAGGCCTGTATTTCGAGCACGTACAGTGTCAGATGCTCCACCTTTTGATGCCCGCCAAATTGCATCATTGCAG CTCATGTTCAGTAAGTTCGAGTATGATGGTAAATTAAACCCCACATTCAAAGAAGGTCCATTTCAACTTCCAGTATCAAGCATAAAAACATTTATGAAGGAACCAGTTACTCCAAG GTTTGTCCATGTGAGTTCTGCTGGGGTTACGAGGCCTGAAAGACCTGGACTCGATTTAAGCAAGCAACCTCCTGCTGTGCGTTTAAACAAGGAATTGGGATTTATTCTGACATTCAAGTTGAAG GGAGAGGATTTAATACGGGAAAGTGGGATACCTCATACAATTGTTAGGCCTTGTGCATTAACTGAGGAGCCTGCCGGAGCTGATCTCATATTTGATCAAGGGGACAATATCACG GGAAAAATATCTAGGGAAGAGATTGCCCGAATATGTATTGCTGCTCTGGAGAGCCCATATGCATGTGACAAGACGTTTGAG GTTAAAAGCGTCATTCCCTTTAGTGAGCCATATACAGTGGATCCTGCTAATCCTCCCCCTGAGAAAGACTATAATCAGTACTTCAAGAGTCTGAAAGATGGCATTACAGGAAAAGAGAGCTTAGAGAAATCTCCTGCTGCGGTATGA
- the LOC113726202 gene encoding protein HIGH CHLOROPHYLL FLUORESCENCE PHENOTYPE 173, chloroplastic isoform X2, protein MDCYCCYTQARPSSSTIPILNFQSVSAVNRNFSVKNLHPRVLPSPGSCRQFGRLSDQFRPFIYQRNSELPSSRTYRGRISSEAGRQGWDFGRFLKTFYFFNGPPSPAKFFEFLIEKLSNPSPSKTENRMDPSGVILVAGATGGVGRRVFDILRSKGYTVKVLVRNEDKARRMLGPDVDMIVGDITKASTLVREYFKGVRKVINAVSVIVGPKEGDTPDRAKYSQGIKFFEPEIKGASPEMVEYIGMKNLINAVKESVGIHRGKLVFGFEENLTRELAWGALDDVVMGGVSESSFVIDPTGGEKGGPTGVFRGVVSTANNGGFTSIRTKNFPVPEDLSAYDGLELRLKGDGRRYKLIVRTSRDWDTVGYTLSFDTIEGQWQSIQLPFSSLRPVFRARTVSDAPPFDARQIASLQLMFSKFEYDGKLNPTFKEGPFQLPVSSIKTFMKEPVTPRFVHVSSAGVTRPERPGLDLSKQPPAVRLNKELGFILTFKLKGEDLIRESGIPHTIVRPCALTEEPAGADLIFDQGDNITGKISREEIARICIAALESPYACDKTFEVKSVIPFSEPYTVDPANPPPEKDYNQYFKSLKDGITGKESLEKSPAAV, encoded by the exons ATGGACTGTTACTGCTGCTACACTCAAGCTAGGCCATCATCTTCCACAATACCAATTCTCAACTTCCAG AGTGTCTCTGCAGTTAATAGAAACTTTTCTGTGAAAAATCTGCATCCAAGAGTGCTGCCGTCTCCTGGATCTTGTCGACAATTTGGTCGACTCAGTGACCAATTTCGGCCTTTCATTTACCAAAGAAACTCAGAATTACCCTCTTCAAGAACATACAGGGGTCGAATTTCCTCAGAAGCTGGAAGGCAAGGCTGGGACTTTGGCCGATTTCTAAAGACATTCTACTTCTTTAACGGGCCTCCTTCTCCTGCAAAG TTCTTTGAATTTCTGATTGAGAAACTGTCCAATCCGTCACCTAGCAAAACAGAAAACAGAATGGACCCTTCAGGTGTAATCCTTGTGGCTGGAGCAACAGGTGGTGTTGGGAGAAGAGTATTTGACATTTTGCGTAGTAAAGGATATACCGTTAAAGTGCTG GTCAGAAATGAAGATAAAGCAAGAAGAATGTTAGGTCCAGATGTTGACATG ATAGTTGGAGATATCACGAAGGCCAGCACTTTGGTTCGTGAATATTTTAAAGGAgttagaaaggttataaatGCTGTTTCAGTTATTGTGGGCCCAAAGGAAGGGGATACTCCTGACAGGGCCAAGTACAGTCAG GGAATCAAGTTTTTTGAACCAGAG ATTAAAGGTGCATCACCTGAAATGGTGGAGTATATTGGGATGAAGAATTTGATCAATGCTGTAAAAGAAAGTGTAGGAATTCATCGTGGAAAGCTAGTTTTTGGGTTTGAAG AAAATTTAACTAGAGAACTCGCTTGGGGCGCTTTGGATGATGTTGTGATGGGAGGAGTGAGTGAAAGCTCATTTGTAATAGATCCAACTGGTGGTGAAAAAGGTGGACCAACTGGAGTTTTCAGAG GAGTTGTTTCCACTGCAAACAATGGAGGTTTTACAAGTATCAGGACAAAG AACTTTCCAGTTCCAGAAGATCTTTCTGCATATGATGGTCTAGAGCTACGACTAAAAGGTGATGGACGCCGTTATAAATTAATTGTTCGCACTAGCCGTGATTGGGACACTGTGGGTTACACATTGAGCTTTGATACAATAGAGGGGCAATGGCAATCG ATTCAATTACCTTTCTCTTCTCTGAGGCCTGTATTTCGAGCACGTACAGTGTCAGATGCTCCACCTTTTGATGCCCGCCAAATTGCATCATTGCAG CTCATGTTCAGTAAGTTCGAGTATGATGGTAAATTAAACCCCACATTCAAAGAAGGTCCATTTCAACTTCCAGTATCAAGCATAAAAACATTTATGAAGGAACCAGTTACTCCAAG GTTTGTCCATGTGAGTTCTGCTGGGGTTACGAGGCCTGAAAGACCTGGACTCGATTTAAGCAAGCAACCTCCTGCTGTGCGTTTAAACAAGGAATTGGGATTTATTCTGACATTCAAGTTGAAG GGAGAGGATTTAATACGGGAAAGTGGGATACCTCATACAATTGTTAGGCCTTGTGCATTAACTGAGGAGCCTGCCGGAGCTGATCTCATATTTGATCAAGGGGACAATATCACG GGAAAAATATCTAGGGAAGAGATTGCCCGAATATGTATTGCTGCTCTGGAGAGCCCATATGCATGTGACAAGACGTTTGAG GTTAAAAGCGTCATTCCCTTTAGTGAGCCATATACAGTGGATCCTGCTAATCCTCCCCCTGAGAAAGACTATAATCAGTACTTCAAGAGTCTGAAAGATGGCATTACAGGAAAAGAGAGCTTAGAGAAATCTCCTGCTGCGGTATGA
- the LOC113726202 gene encoding protein HIGH CHLOROPHYLL FLUORESCENCE PHENOTYPE 173, chloroplastic isoform X3, which translates to MDCYCCYTQARPSSSTIPILNFQTLRWWLFQSHSDIMRDLTSSETPLFTVNRNFSVKNLHPRVLPSPGSCRQFGRLSDQFRPFIYQRNSELPSSRTYRGRISSEAGRQGWDFGRFLKTFYFFNGPPSPAKVRNEDKARRMLGPDVDMIVGDITKASTLVREYFKGVRKVINAVSVIVGPKEGDTPDRAKYSQGIKFFEPEIKGASPEMVEYIGMKNLINAVKESVGIHRGKLVFGFEENLTRELAWGALDDVVMGGVSESSFVIDPTGGEKGGPTGVFRGVVSTANNGGFTSIRTKNFPVPEDLSAYDGLELRLKGDGRRYKLIVRTSRDWDTVGYTLSFDTIEGQWQSIQLPFSSLRPVFRARTVSDAPPFDARQIASLQLMFSKFEYDGKLNPTFKEGPFQLPVSSIKTFMKEPVTPRFVHVSSAGVTRPERPGLDLSKQPPAVRLNKELGFILTFKLKGEDLIRESGIPHTIVRPCALTEEPAGADLIFDQGDNITGKISREEIARICIAALESPYACDKTFEVKSVIPFSEPYTVDPANPPPEKDYNQYFKSLKDGITGKESLEKSPAAV; encoded by the exons ATGGACTGTTACTGCTGCTACACTCAAGCTAGGCCATCATCTTCCACAATACCAATTCTCAACTTCCAG ACTTTACGATGGTGGCTATTTCAATCTCATAGTGACATAATGCGTGATTTGACATCCTCTGAGACACCCTTATTTACTG TTAATAGAAACTTTTCTGTGAAAAATCTGCATCCAAGAGTGCTGCCGTCTCCTGGATCTTGTCGACAATTTGGTCGACTCAGTGACCAATTTCGGCCTTTCATTTACCAAAGAAACTCAGAATTACCCTCTTCAAGAACATACAGGGGTCGAATTTCCTCAGAAGCTGGAAGGCAAGGCTGGGACTTTGGCCGATTTCTAAAGACATTCTACTTCTTTAACGGGCCTCCTTCTCCTGCAAAG GTCAGAAATGAAGATAAAGCAAGAAGAATGTTAGGTCCAGATGTTGACATG ATAGTTGGAGATATCACGAAGGCCAGCACTTTGGTTCGTGAATATTTTAAAGGAgttagaaaggttataaatGCTGTTTCAGTTATTGTGGGCCCAAAGGAAGGGGATACTCCTGACAGGGCCAAGTACAGTCAG GGAATCAAGTTTTTTGAACCAGAG ATTAAAGGTGCATCACCTGAAATGGTGGAGTATATTGGGATGAAGAATTTGATCAATGCTGTAAAAGAAAGTGTAGGAATTCATCGTGGAAAGCTAGTTTTTGGGTTTGAAG AAAATTTAACTAGAGAACTCGCTTGGGGCGCTTTGGATGATGTTGTGATGGGAGGAGTGAGTGAAAGCTCATTTGTAATAGATCCAACTGGTGGTGAAAAAGGTGGACCAACTGGAGTTTTCAGAG GAGTTGTTTCCACTGCAAACAATGGAGGTTTTACAAGTATCAGGACAAAG AACTTTCCAGTTCCAGAAGATCTTTCTGCATATGATGGTCTAGAGCTACGACTAAAAGGTGATGGACGCCGTTATAAATTAATTGTTCGCACTAGCCGTGATTGGGACACTGTGGGTTACACATTGAGCTTTGATACAATAGAGGGGCAATGGCAATCG ATTCAATTACCTTTCTCTTCTCTGAGGCCTGTATTTCGAGCACGTACAGTGTCAGATGCTCCACCTTTTGATGCCCGCCAAATTGCATCATTGCAG CTCATGTTCAGTAAGTTCGAGTATGATGGTAAATTAAACCCCACATTCAAAGAAGGTCCATTTCAACTTCCAGTATCAAGCATAAAAACATTTATGAAGGAACCAGTTACTCCAAG GTTTGTCCATGTGAGTTCTGCTGGGGTTACGAGGCCTGAAAGACCTGGACTCGATTTAAGCAAGCAACCTCCTGCTGTGCGTTTAAACAAGGAATTGGGATTTATTCTGACATTCAAGTTGAAG GGAGAGGATTTAATACGGGAAAGTGGGATACCTCATACAATTGTTAGGCCTTGTGCATTAACTGAGGAGCCTGCCGGAGCTGATCTCATATTTGATCAAGGGGACAATATCACG GGAAAAATATCTAGGGAAGAGATTGCCCGAATATGTATTGCTGCTCTGGAGAGCCCATATGCATGTGACAAGACGTTTGAG GTTAAAAGCGTCATTCCCTTTAGTGAGCCATATACAGTGGATCCTGCTAATCCTCCCCCTGAGAAAGACTATAATCAGTACTTCAAGAGTCTGAAAGATGGCATTACAGGAAAAGAGAGCTTAGAGAAATCTCCTGCTGCGGTATGA